The Anolis carolinensis isolate JA03-04 chromosome 1, rAnoCar3.1.pri, whole genome shotgun sequence genome window below encodes:
- the fam181a gene encoding protein FAM181A, translating into MASSSADSEVKTLLNFVNLASSDIKAALDKSAPCRRSVDHRKYLQKQLKRFSQKYARLPRCHHHHHPHHMQQPSSLRERKAELEGKSRGLNTSESPEASEGRVAVVATTSASILAQSDKACKADHERQQQQGTSEALARPDQVPMRKRQLPASFWEEPRPTQGPLSLFASSPLSSSKDLLPLYEGKKSLKGPDGFASLKNLVPLYEGKKSHKGPDRFISSKDLPPLYEGKKRQKGSDGGTSERPDAEALQVLSTWGCWPFQCHGPQTSPGLYVPPLPLAAALPSPAAPFPALGLWRKNGGSSMEGEAFGKLGGMGQKVYHRPVVWKPIPTKPAAPPATLFSVFGYI; encoded by the coding sequence ATGGCCTCCTCATCGGCCGACAGTGAGGTGAAGACCCTCCTCAACTTTGTCAACTTGGCCTCCAGCGACATCAAAGCTGCCTTGGACAAGTCAGCTCCTTGCCGCCGCTCCGTTGATCACAGGAAATACTTGCAAAAGCAGCTCAAGCGCTTCTCCCAGAAATATGCCCGCCTGCCAAGgtgccatcatcaccatcatccccaCCATATGCAGCAGCCGTCATCTCTGAGGGAGCGAAAGGCAGAGCTTGAGGGGAAAAGCAGGGGCCTCAACACCTCTGAGTCACCTGAGGCCTCTGAGGGGCGAGTTGCTGTAGTTGCCACCACCTCGGCCTCCATCTTGGCCCAAAGCGACAAAGCTTGCAAGGCTGACCACGAGCGACAGCAGCAACAGGGCACCTCAGAGGCGCTTGCTAGGCCAGACCAAGTGCCCATGAGGAAAAGACAGTTGCCCGCTTCTTTTTGGGAAGAGCCCAGGCCTACTCAGGGCCCGCTCAGCCTCTTCGCTTCATCGCCATTATCTTCCTCAAAGGACTTGTTGCCTCTTTATGAAGGAAAGAAAAGCCTCAAAGGCCCTGATGGATTTGCTTCCTTGAAGAACTTGGTGCCTCTTTATGAGGGAAAGAAAAGCCACAAAGGTCCTGACAGGTTCATTTCGTCGAAGGACTTGCCACCTCTTTATGAGGGAAAGAAACGCCAGAAAGGCTCTGACGGAGGAACCTCCGAGAGGCCGGACGCAGAGGCCCTTCAGGTGCTGAGCACCTGGGGATGCTGGCCATTTCAGTGCCATGGACCACAAACCTCCCCAGGCCTCTACGTGCCACCACTGCCTCTAGCTGCCGCTCTCCCTTCTCCGGCGGCTCCTTTCCCAGCCTTGGGTCTGTGGAGGAAAAATGGGGGTTCCTCGATGGAAGGAGAGGCCTTCGGCAAACTGGGAGGAATGGGGCAAAAAGTGTACCACCGGCCGGTGGTGTGGAAGCCCATCCCCACCAAACCCGCAGCACCTCCAGCCACCCTCTTCAGTGTCTTTGGGTATATTTAG